A stretch of Anoplopoma fimbria isolate UVic2021 breed Golden Eagle Sablefish chromosome 4, Afim_UVic_2022, whole genome shotgun sequence DNA encodes these proteins:
- the LOC129090572 gene encoding mucin-2-like, whose product MKAMQRRGCVDATLAHEVEQLLSDAALQSYTAAFTPRSSIKTQDYTTGFTSGFISKFQDYTSGLTPDQTCSTTSALEKQRHQNGFTSESGVKCRDVEIGKHTSLVTTETNCQDGRNEVTPAPTETLKKNSPVINSPVQEHARVQASPSPVVPALKESFISNRAQLSPSGPEKFGFHHSDTKGKSFPDLTSLSGSSLSPTPHSSSTRFSPGRRLSSPEKIINLHEQLQKTLMSSCQAPVSRGRGQQPRKSQSFSASADLGPASQTKKQSLSSNKPLTDSLPVTAALSQAKHTPTVTTTNKSTTLFNAVASRSANITLGPNMFAHCRFKASETSSVLSSSSNFPFATMAQSVSSSGINITTSPRPEKKITAIPAKSDAKHTASTPLTRRTTTFDSDVSTWRDTNLKTTASDKTAPSVSTAPEANRSDMPSKTDGVAPAYHGLVFAASSTWPVHCSPETSNRSATESTAALEKAKTERPKPEAPVEVRSVEVIKTVGQSSLMIGWERPPLDELGCSNGTFVYGYRVGRDYMD is encoded by the exons ATGAAGGCCATGCAGAGACGCGGCTGTGTGGACGCCACACTCGCCCATGAGGTCGAGCAGCTGCTCAGTGACGCTGCTCTGCAAAGCTACACCGCAGCATTCACACCACGCAGCAGCATAAAGACCCAAGATTACACCACCGGGTTTACATCAGGATTTATTTCCAAATTCCAAGACTACACCAGTGGACTCACACCTGATCAGACCTGCTCTACTACATCTGCACTTGAAAAACAGCGTCACCAAAATGGATTCACATCTGAATCTGGAGTGAAATGTAGAGATGTAGAAATTGGAAAACACACATCTTTAGTCACCACTGAAACAAATTGTCAAGACGGCCGTAATGAAGTCACACCTGCACCAACAGAAACACTAAAGAAAAACTCACCTGTGATAAACTCACCAGTGCAAGAGCATGCCAGGGTCCAAGCATCGCCTTCACCTGTTGTTCCTGCACTAAAAGAGAGCTTCATCTCCAATAGAGCTCAG CTCTCCCCCTCTGGACCAGAGAAATTTGGATTTCATCACTCAGATACAAAAGGGAAGTCCTTCCCAGATCTGACCAGTTTGTCTGGATCCTCACTGAGTCCTACTCCCCACTCCTCCAGCACACGTTTCAGTCCAGGCAGGAGGCTGAGTAGTCCTGAGAAGATCATTAACCTGCATGAGCAACTGCAGAAGACTCTAATGAGCAGCTGTCAG GCTCCAgtgagcagaggaagaggacagcAGCCCAGGAAAAGTCAATCATTTTCAGCTTCTGCAGACCTGGGACCAGCCTCTCAGACGAAGAAGCAGAGCCTCAGTTCCAATAAACCCCTCACCGACTCTCTCCCAGTCACCGCTGCTTTGAGCCAAGCTAAGCACACTCCAACAGTAACAACCACAAATAAGTCTACAACACTGTTTAATGCAGTTGCCTCTCGATCTGCTAATATAACATTGGGTCCCAACATGTTTGCTCACTGTCGCTTTAAAGCATCTGAAACCTCGTCTGTTCTATCCAGCTCTTCTAACTTTCCTTTTGCAACAATGGCACAATCCGTCTCAAGCAGTGGCATTAATATAACAACATCCCCAAGACCGGAAAAGAAAATCACTGCTATCCCGGCTAAATCTGATGCTAAACACACAGCTTCTACTCCTTTAACTCGGAGGACCACTACCTTTGACTCTGATGTCTCGACATGGCGTGACACTAATCTAAAAACCACTGCCTCAGACAAAACTGCCCCGAGCGTATCAACTGCCCCCGAGGCAAATCGTTCTGACATGCCTTCTAAAACGGATGGTGTTGCACCTGCATATCATGGACTTGTATTTGCTGCATCCTCCACTTGGCCTGTTCACTGCTCTCCTGAGACATCCAACAGGTCTGCCACAGAATCCACTGCTGCTCTAGAAAAGGCCAAGACAGAAAGACCCAAACCAG AAGCTCCAGTCGAGGTTCGATCTGTTGAGGTAATCAAAACAGTGGGCCAGAGCAGCCTCATGATTGGCTGGGAAAGGCCGCCACTTGACGAGCTGGGCTGCAGTAACGGCACATTTGTGTACGGATACAGGGTAGGCAGAGACTACATGGACTGA